The following is a genomic window from Apis cerana isolate GH-2021 linkage group LG6, AcerK_1.0, whole genome shotgun sequence.
taatttgattctctcacgaaaaaaaatttccctaaatctaatttgattattatatctaataagcGTATTTAgcgttttatagaaataactttgataaaaaaaaaagagagaaaacaaTTTGAAAGCTTATATGGTAAAGTCGAAACGATATTCGGCTTGCAATTAAAATCAGTATTTCAATTGAACTTTCTCGATCAATATCCACACACAATTTTCATGGAACAGCGAACTTGCAGTAGACGattcagaaaatttaaatgggACGTGGGAAAACAAGGAAATTGTGTTCTCTCCAGCAAATCGTTGCCAGCCATCCGAAACCTTACCGAGGGCGGTCATACGTTCATTCTATTCAAGGAAATGAACACTGAAAATGAACTGAGAATTCACAGTCTTTAACATTTGACTCTCCTCATTTCTTTgtcttaattaatatctacgacgttataacaaaaagaaaaaaataaaaactcaaTTGCCAATGatacatttacaattaatattaataacaattaatattaatattaataataatcagttaaataattattgcaataaaagataattatttttttgcacaatgtctgaatatttataatttgttgtttttttaaaaacaatttttagaaaaaaagaatagtattctgattttcaatcatatttgtaatcttttctttcaatgAATTAGATATCAAATTCTTTAGTGAGTGTTTTATTGCTAATTCTAAATTCTGTTGAATAAACTtactatttgaatttaaatgaaaattaagtatataattcatttataattcattaattgtctgctttttattttattattacgattattttctaattttttgaaaatgacaACATCAGTATTTTGAATTCAAGTATGAAACCAATAGATTTTACTTTTCAAAGGTTTTTACAATTTGAACAGAACCTTCATTATTCAAATGTTCTATTCAGCAACCATCTCTATTCGCAACATAAACATATGTCTTTTACTACAATAGaggaaataaagtttaatttaaattttgacaatgagtatatttgcataatatatattatactattggaacaaaattgaaaatacttaagaaattagaaagcaatgagattattatagaattaatacatgtataatattggaaaattcatcaaattattggcattaaaagaaaagtgcatattcctttatatattaaaaaaaattgtgctaaataattttataataaaaatcatttttaatatcttttatatctcaattttattgtaaataagtacattatttttctcaaaatatagaataattcatcTCAAAAAAGTCAATGTTCGAATTATTGTCtaatttttgaagtttttgACTAACTAAATAATGATTGAgaatataatacgatattcTTCAAGcaagaataaatcgaaaaggagagtatgaaatttctatttagaaGAGTTTCTATTTAGTTTTCAAAACAGAGTTATATTCATCGcaatatttctctttcaagAGAAGCTTGAAAACAATGATTTGAATGCAATCGTTGTTCTTTCGTCTTATTTTAAGCCATAGAATCTGCCTGATCCCTGcctgtattataaattaattattattatgaattcacTTCActataaatactattatatttcgaacaaaattttcaatgaaaagtattacattaatattgaattagaaaGATATGTCACTagttaaatttttcacttctttaatgaaaatgaaaattgtgttaatttctattaacaatctttaaaaaaatataactatctatatatcatattatatttttaaaaagctcAATTAATTTGATGTAGAGttatttgaaagattatttGAATAGCAATATAGTAGAACTGAAGCAATAAAACTGATTCTTCGATGACCAACGTTTGCTTAATcagtaatttcatttatcgagCTCGTGTTGCAtattgttgtaaaaaaaaaaaaaaaacgacttTCCGCGTGTTCGACCAAATAATAGATGCTGAAAGAAACGTGGAATTATGTCGCGCAATTAGCAGTGAATCACACGTCGCGCATCTAAACGATCGTAGGAGAAGTTGCGTCAAGAGACCAGCTGAGGTCgcgtagaatttattatttttcttgtaaataaaagaacagaaaaatttgtctcagatttttaagaaagatttGCAACGAGTCtacgaattaaaatagattccaagatcgataaaaatttaaatttttcttaaatttaggaaatttattctagattataaatatgtaaaattatacattaaggtcgatgaaaattttatcaaatactttGCAATATTAATCCTTTGCAACaacaaatttgtaattaaaattaaattatagtaaattaattttgttattagtattttattagtAGTTAATAGTATGttcaattattagattattaaaattttaaaacaatatatattcgtatcttcaatattttaaagagaCTCAAAATATTGAAgctatttaaacaatttaccataaaaaaaaatttctcgaaaagaaattattgcaaaatatttatttgttgaattGTCTGAATCGTCCTCTTCGAATGATAATGATTAcaaaatcgttcgaaaaatttatgaaattcgtacattttttattaaaaaatcattaatgtttaaatcatttaaatataaaaataaactaactaaaattgcaaaatattttttataagctcgtaaaattattcatgcttattctttttccattgTTATTGCTATTTAACGATCAATTTTTCAGGTAACACCGTTCTAAAAATGAATGACGAAGTGGCCAAAACACGACCAAGCATCATTATGCTGGCATTCTCAACTGTTACACACATCCTCTTATTAGCAccagtaatatatatagtgaTTCTGTCCCTTCAacctttcatctttttctcctGGCATGTTATTTGTTCAACCTTGGGAGTAAGTAGCCAATGTAATAGTCATCTTAGCCAATATTAATTGCACAATGGATAATGCACTAATGGAAACAGGTGAATCAGAAATCTAGGTGGTTGACTCCTACATTTGTAATAGTAACCCATTCTTGAAAAGTTTATTGAACGAATAATTAAGTAATGGATGAAGCAACGATTCTtgagaaaaatcgataaaattgccttgtttaaaattgaagataaaaattttcagcaatggttttttttattactcaaAATGTACTAGATCtttgtttcataataattttttatttaatcgagaaattacgtaaattagtattttttttttcgaatcgaatgttgaaaaagaataataatatataactttgcAAAAAGGAAATGAGAACGTTTATTGATATCAACAatgttttaattcaaattaatcctCTTTTGATTGatagatcttttttttatttgaaataaagctAATTAAAAAGATGATTCGTGGAAAGTttcgaatatgaaatatcatcTATTAGGAAATAGTTAGAACGCGGAAGATCGTTTATGTGGATAACTAcaacttttttcctttttatgaaAGGGTGATCTATATTTCATAGTGGATAAGTAACGAAGAACGTAATATTAGATTGATTGGAagttgttaaatttttcttgtaaaagaaattcaatatattataactcgGTTacttagattattataatgaatctattattatttttataataatttaaaattagacttatgaattttttttaaattgatcaaatatattttatgaaggtaaaaaatatacaataaaagtaactttattaaataaattgataatttagatctctataaaatatttgattaaaataatatattagatattgaaaaataatattttatatatataatgaaattatttctttatatgtatgtaaatagtattagatatatttctgtaaatttatatataaaatcttaaagataaatcattaaaatgtctctaattatttttcttatagttattatatttgaatttaaaaatatcttgatgTCATGACCTAATAGAGTGCATTTAAtgcatacataaaattatgtattattatgttaaatgcataacaaaacattaaatatttctttatatttttgagatacagcatatataataagattgcAAGATTGATATCAGATTATATCGAGAGAACTGatgttacattattatttgtatcgtTTAAAAgtgcttttaatatttttaaaaatttcatatgtaaAAGACATAAAATGTAGTAATGATTCAAAGACTTCATTTAATCATCTCAACTCTTAGATCATCGTCGTATTTGGAAGAATGCTGgcttttatttattgagaaatgtattgaataatgttctttaaataaatcaaatatagtgAATCAAGAACACATATATTCAAGAAcacatatacaatatataaaattaagcgaaaaataaattttcaataaagcaaaagaaaatcacttgatataatcgaaattggcattaatcatcgaaatattcgcctatatttttcctaaaaaatagataaataaagaaaaagataggaACAATATCATGTTAATTCATTATCTTCTTAAAACATTGTAGGCGTTCACATATACACACCGAATTAAACGGAGAACGAATTCATCGTTGACCTAGATGGACAAATTGATTGCAACATTCCCCGAGTAAATTAAAACGATCACCATTGTTTCCAATTGCTCTGTCCATCAAAAATCCTCGAATAATAACAAACAaccaaaaaaatgattaataattcttacgaATTCTATGCAATTGTTATTACTTAGAATTTTATCCCAATATTTCATTGACtagttttttaaagaatcaaatgactaaataaattaaagttcatGTATATAGTCAATgatgaatttatcattattgagAGTTCAGTCATAAacgtttccaaaaaattttaaaaatccttaGAGAAAGCATcccaataatatcaatatgaaatacattcctttcaattttttagttGTTCAGCATTATGCAATCATGATCAATATTGATCATTGTTACTTCTGATCATTGATTGTTAATTCTGTAACACGAATACGATTAATATATGCACAAATAAACAATACAATAAAGTGATAaactgatattattaatatatcataatatcaataatttatctaatatctaATGAAATTAGATGAAATGTTACCAATCATTAATGTAACTACCTTCTTAAAGAATGAAAtgactaaattaaaatttatttataacagatAAGTTTATTAATCAAAGTTCAGccaaattttctcaaaaaatctCAATAACATCAAAAATGaggaatatttcttaattttttaatagaaaattcgtAGAGAAAATATCCCATCAAcacaaagaataaagaattcctcttaattttttaatagaaaattcttaaagaaaatatcaatatcaaaaaaagtatggaattttttaatagaaaatatctagagaaaatattccaataatatcgacaaagaatataaaattccttttaattttttaattatacaataatcaaCTGAtccaattaataatgtaaacatgattaatatataaaaacatcaaAATATCAGCCTCTGAATAAAATTAGCTACGAAATGTTAACGAAACGTTGGGATAAAATTTCTACTGCTTATATTCTAAACGACTgaacaattttaaacaataataattttataaacaatgaaatgtcatgaaaatctgtttttctttttcgaatttttacaaacaacaatttttctcattgACACAGGTCGGACTTTTGACAATGGAGGGAATATTCTGCGTTTCTGGCGACGCTTACATGAATTGGAAGGTATCCAGGATGAACAGAGGATTGATTCATTTGTTCCTTAATCTAATAGGATTGCTGCTGGTGTTGATCGGTATGGTCATCATAATAATCGGCAAGATAGAATACAAGAAATCTCACTTCGTCACGCTTCACGGGATTATCAGCTTGATCAGCATCATCTTTGCGATCCTGATAGCCGCGTCTGGCTTCGTCGTTGTCTTTGACAAATGTCTGTATCATGGTTGTATCAGACCAATAATTCTGAAAATCATGCATTCGTTCGGTGGTATTTTGGCCGCGATACTCTTGTTAGCCGGCCTGATCACCGGGATTTACACAGGATGGTGGCCTGGCACTTGCCTTGGAAGAAGCCTGACGGTCGCCTCATTCGTCATTGCCGCTTGCTATATCTTTTTGAAACCGATTTTGGGTATCATTTCTAGGTGCAGAGTGCTTTTTGAAGGAGTACCTAATGACAATGAAAGAGAATTGAACAATGAGTATTGATTGTGATTTTGGAAATGattgttttattgtttgaTGTTATTGTTTGATATTATGATGGATTAGAttggatattgaaattttatattgtagctaattttatattgtattgttgATATAAGGGACtgtcttatttaaaataagatatttaattctatcctTTTGTTGTGATAGTTCTGAaagatatagtatatatatctttttttctttttttgtttttcatgcaatttgaattgtatgaaatgatgaatatattgtaaaaaatatttttgtaccaCGTTCTTTCTGtcagattttaaaatcatcgttataatgatattatatttgtacgctttaatataatattcatatatattatgctgTGGTAATACTATACAGCATAGATAATACTATAGATAATACTAATgcactataataataatatcgtgtgctatattatacagaataatataaggttaataatacaatatattatattaatattacactgcataatagcaataataacaTACATCGTgctataattgtataattcgGTATATAATAGTAGTATTTTGTActgtattattatacataattattcaatataatactcTAACATTGTATTATCTAATGCAGTATAGTATGTGGTTatgctataatataataatataaaatctttgtatatatgatatagcataatatttttaatatttaaaacagaaggaaacattttcaaacttttatataaaattaaaggacttaaagaatatgaaattctaatatttaaataataatgttgttgaaaatttataaactacaTATAGTTAgttgcaaaaatattcatatattattttattaaacaattttgaaatgtattttgaaaaatctgactttaatgaaaatttttgtgtatataaaacatagattatataacaatttatttttcttgagttcgaaattaatcttcaagtttttattatgtcttttttgtatataatttctggaatattttttctataataatgttatagagcattaaaacttgaatactttatttaataataatatttatattttaatattttatattttacgaaattatttttaagaaacgaaaatagtattaaaactTTACATTTCttccaaataatattctatttaataaaaaaattgctacatatatgtataaattatcatagtgtatatattttagtttatttgttttgataatacttttcatgataatttattaatttataattgaattcataCAAAGTGTATGAATACTTTTACGATtgactatataaattttcacttttctatTGACAAaaaggattttattttttctaaatatatacatatatgtacaataatcaatatcaaaatttaaagtatatattcaaaaacatattcagaatttatttagaatccGTTCAATGAACCAAATTACGATTTTCGACCAAGACTTCGATAATGACAGAAATCGATACGAAATGTCATTTTTATCAGACTATTTTGTGTCATTTTGTCacgtaattaaataagatctgatcgaattaatcgaaacaTTACTATCAACCATTGAACacgtaatcaaaattttttttaagagaattgaaaatattttcacaaagttcgtactttttaaaaaaagaaaattttagaacTCAAATATACATTCCGTCCTTCAATGATTGCACATTTTCTAACGATCATTGACAAATATTGTAATTCCTTAGATaatcattgtaatatttaagaggtatttaaataattcaattatttcgcattgaaataaaattcaattcaaattttgatcTACGAAGTTTAATGCAAATTATGTTGATTGTAAAATCACAGTACAAAAGAGTACaagtttcaattattcatgACAATTTGAATAAGCGATATTTATTCCTCTTTAGACAAATTGAATGTATTACGTCCaagtttaatttcattattattctaagttttcaaaaataaaaataaaaagttttaaaattcctAAGAATAGCATTTatcaaatctttaaaaatattttaataaaaaaagaaattcaaaagtaaaatttcactTATGTCATGGCGCTCGAGTCAACAATCCAATTTACCTACGGCGAATCAATCAAGAAgtaagatatttgaaattaaataatgcaatGTTAAATTCGCgatgaaaacaatatttatttcaccgTTGCTGTGTTCATCGAATTGTTacatctaaaaaagaaaaaaatgggatGTCGATGCAAATGCACGAGAAAATGCTTGTATACTCACCGATAAAACAGATACATGtttaaaatgtacaaataagtattattaaagaatgttTAACTGAAAGAagggattttaatattaaactttaattcGCTTAAACGTTTAATATAAGTTAGTTTAAATGAACGAATAGAGACAGTAGTGGTGGCGTTATCGTCAACCATATATATCAACACTTTATTAATTACACACgcatcatatacatatacatagaatttacataatgtatatatctttcgCAATGCaatgtacatgtatattaatacaatttcttattctcgatataatttcatcgtctcttaaatatcttttttctaccTCCCtaatttctcctcttcttggacattttcttaattctttctaatcaacgtacgataaatatttcgaatcacGAATTGATCATTCGTGAaactttcctttctctcgtatttttttttttttttgttaaaatatgaaacatcaTCATTTATGCAATATGTTTTACAtcgttacatttatattatttgctttgtatacgtatatacacgaTTCGaccaaaaatttgaaatcaataCGTGAATGCATGAAAAACTtgagaatcaaaaaaaaaaaaaagaaatttactttAGCATTCTgtcatttcaaaattgaatagaattgtaaagaagaaatttcaataacacgattaaaaaattgatattggattttatatataggaaagtaattctaaatttttggcctgttgtgtatatatgtatgtatatttatatatgcatatgtaaATAAGTACACGTTTTggtttaaatttctcttttttacgaTGCTCTTTTTATAACCTGACcgtcttataataatattcactcTTTTTCTAGTTCTGATCCACATTCGCTACACGTATCATATGTGTCTCTCGgttttgattgaaaatcaaattggagcataagtttatttttatataacaattttaacaaacaatacgttaatttttgtaaatacttTATCTTCGATATTAATTCTAGAAACAAACTTGTTTATGAATGTTATAAATCACATTAAGAAATCGAGAGACACAATGGTGTACCAGAATTACAacttttcgatataatttctcCAAATAGATtccaatttaattctatttttctataatccaACAACGATTTTCCGTAAAATCATGCTCGCCAACGTAcaaaaatctgtttttattaACGAACAAATATTAATCCTATCGTTTCCACGAAATATAACACATCTTTTATCACCTACGCTATCCTCGCTCTCGAacgcttttctctttctcgattAGCTCTAGGACACGTTACTTTGTACTGTTCGCTCTACTGGTTGCTCTTGGTGACGTAAAATCCGCAACGATTGTTCGATAACC
Proteins encoded in this region:
- the LOC107993468 gene encoding uncharacterized protein LOC107993468, with the protein product MNDEVAKTRPSIIMLAFSTVTHILLLAPVIYIVILSLQPFIFFSWHVICSTLGVGLLTMEGIFCVSGDAYMNWKVSRMNRGLIHLFLNLIGLLLVLIGMVIIIIGKIEYKKSHFVTLHGIISLISIIFAILIAASGFVVVFDKCLYHGCIRPIILKIMHSFGGILAAILLLAGLITGIYTGWWPGTCLGRSLTVASFVIAACYIFLKPILGIISRCRVLFEGVPNDNERELNNEY